In Tachysurus fulvidraco isolate hzauxx_2018 chromosome 25, HZAU_PFXX_2.0, whole genome shotgun sequence, the following proteins share a genomic window:
- the gpatch3 gene encoding G patch domain-containing protein 3 codes for MAALETEAGLFFVVNNIPVKFRSADLRNYFSQFIESGGFLCFHYRHRPEVRVKPAKPSEEEEEKEEGEKQSEVKAEASCCCVVSVKEKEATRFVKMYSGNQWVDSQGNWLMKRCLIRRIKASVHTDPDGFPYKTKAELRRPISQTDRVSKSDLYVMPELTPPALMPAGNVGTPVSVFLQLIQSCRFPPRLIRKLGLVFPKTGSHRRYGNVPYQYNTPVVEASEESVFTAGGVEICGPGGIASTASGEKPRDRTRENKDQPIREESEEEEEEDSGPDDDDDRCEEWERHEALHEDVTSQERSKERLFEEEIELKWEKGGSGLVFYTDAQYWQEEEGDFDEQTTDDWDVDMSVYYDKDGGDMDSRDYVRMRYEKRLRDGAERQKIGTFEKFTKGVGRRVMEKQGWKDGEGLGHSRLGIPEALEGEGQHPSCKRGFGYHGEKLSSFRPLKKRRPEFHILTVYDEPKETDRGDTLLRRQPSSSMKYTQ; via the exons ATGGCGGCGTTAGAGACAGAAGCTGGACTGTTCTTCGTTGTAAACAACATTCCTGTAAAATTCCGCTCGGCGGATCTGAGAAATTATTTCAGCCAGTTTATAGAAAGCGGAGGATTTTTATGTTTTCACTACCGACACAGACCGGAAGTGAGAGTAAAGCCAGCGAAACcgagtgaggaagaggaggagaaagaggaaggtGAGAAACAGAGTGAGGTTAAAGCCGAAGCTTCTTGTTGCTGTGTGGTTTCTGTGAAGGAAAAAGAAGCGACGCGTTTTGTGAAGATGTACAGCGGGAATCAGTGGGTCGACTCTCAGGGGAACTGGCTGATGAAGCGGTGTCTGATCCGGAGGATTAAAGCGTCCGTTCACACCG ATCCGGATGGTTTTCCGTATAAGACGAAGGCAGAGTTGAGGCGTCCGATCTCACAAACGGATCGTGTCTCTAAATCTGATCTATACGTCATGCCCGAACTGACACCACCCGCTCTGATGCCCGCTGGTAACGTGGGCACTCCGGTCAGCGTGTTcctgcagctcatccagtcctgTCGCTTTCCTCCACGTCTCATCCGCAAACTGGGCCTCGTCTTCCCCAAGACCGGCTCACACCGTCGCTATGGCAACGTGCCCTACCAGTACAACACGCCCGTGGTGGAGGCGAGCGAGGAGAGCGTGTTCACCGCAGGAGGCGTAGAAATCTGTGGGCCGGGGGGCATCGCTTCGACCGCGAGCGGCGAGAAACCGAGAGACAGGACGCGTGAGAACAAGgaccagccaatcagagaggagagtgaggaggaagaggaggaagactCAGGACCAGACGAT GACGATGATCGGTGTGAGGAATGGGAGCGACACGAGGCTCTGCACGAGGACGTGACTTCTCAGGAGAGAAGTAAAGAGCGTCTGTTTGAGGAGGAGATCGAGCTGAAGTGGGAGAAAGGAGGCTCAGGCCTCGTGTTCTACACCGACGCTCAGTACtggcaggaggaggaggggg ATTTCGACGAGCAGACGACAGACGACTGGGACGTGGACATGAGCGTCTACTACGATAAAg ACGGCGGAGACATGGACTCCAGAGACTACGTCCGTATGCGCTATGAGAAGCGGCTGAGGGACGGGGCGGAGCGGCAGAAGATCGGCACCTTCGAGAAATTCACGAAG ggCGTGGGACGGCGTGTGATGGAGAAACAGGGCTGGAAAGACGGCGAGGGACTCGGACACTCTCGCTTGGGGATTCCCGAGGCTTTAGAGGGTGAAGGACAGCATCCCAGCTGTAAGAGAGGCTTCGG GTATCACGGGGAAAAACTCAGCTCTTTTCGACCTCTTAAAAAACGTCGGCCCGAATTTCACATACTGACCGTTTACGACGAGCCGAAAGAGACGGACCGGGGCGACACACTCCTGCGCCGCCAGCCGAGCAGCAGCATGAAATACACACAGTGA
- the sacm1lb gene encoding phosphatidylinositol-3-phosphatase SAC1-B, whose amino-acid sequence MATTYSSFTLHTTPEKFYVEACDDGANEVLSIDRVSTEMMLIGMKDIPPSAATQSMCGIMGTIRLVAGMYLIVITKKRKVGDLLGHAVWKAVEFDMISYKKTVLHLTDTQMQDNKTFLSMINNILNTDGFYFATDYDLTHSLQRLANTSPEFQEMSLLERADQRFVWNGFLLRDFSTQPELHRFACPVIHGFIAMKSCRINGKVFDWNLISRRSCFRAGVRYYVRGIDSEGHAANFVETEQIVQYGGAKASFVQTRGSIPFYWSQRPNLKYKPKPQISKSGNHLDGFQRHFDSQIITYGRQVILNLINQKGSEKPLELAFAKMVESLGNGMIKYVAFDFHKECSRMRWNRLQILVDTVAEQQAEFGYFLVDADGTVQLQQEGTFRSNCMDCLDRTNVVQSLLARRSLQSQLQRLGVLHVGQRIEDQAEFEKVYKNAWADNANACAKQYAGTGALKTDFTRTGKRTQWGLVMDGWNSMIRYYKNNFSDGFRQDSIDLFLGNYAVDEADMCTTLHEAKDWKFLTLPIIMVVAFSMCIICLLMAGETWTETLAYVLFWGMASVVTAGVILFNGRDFVDAPKLVQKEKMD is encoded by the exons ATGGCGACCAcctacagcagcttcacttt GCACACGACGCCCGAGAAGTTCTACGTCGAGGCGTGTGATGACGGCGCTAACGAAGTCCTCTCTATCGATCGAGTGTCTACAGAGATGATGCTGATAG GGATGAAGGACATCCCACCTTCAGCAGCGACCCAGTCGATGTGTGGCATCATGGGGACGATACGGCTGGTAGCAG GGATGTACCTCATTGTGATCACCAAGAAGAGGAAAGTGGGGGATCTGCTGGGACACGCCGTGTGGAAGGCCGTGGAGTTCGACATGATCTCGTATAAGAAGACGGTGCTGCACCTCACGGACACGCAG ATGCAGGACAACAAGACCTTCCTCTCTATGATCAACAACATCCTGAATACAGACGGCTTTTACTTTGCTACAGACTACGACCTCACACACTCCCTGCAGAGGCTCGCCAACACCAGCCCCGAGTTTCAGGAGATGAGTCTGCTGGAGAgg GCGGATCAGAGGTTCGTGTGGAACGGCTTCCTGCTCAGAGACTTCAGCACGCAGCCGGAG CTGCACAGATTCGCCTGTCCTGTGATCCATGGCT TCATCGCTATGAAGTCCTGCCGCATCAACGGGAAGGTCTTCGACTGGAACCTCATCTCCAGGAGGAGCTGCTTCCGCGCCGGCGTTCGCTACTACGTCAGAG GGATCGACTCCGAGGGTCACGCAGCAAACTTTGTAGAGACGGAGCAGATCGTGCAGTACGGCGGCGCCAAGGCTTCGTTCGTACAA ACACGTGGCTCCATTCCGTTCTACTGGTCCCAGCGTCCGAACCTCAAATACAAACCCAAACCGCAGATCAGCAAGAGCGGAAATCAC TTGGACGGCTTTCAGAGACATTTCGACTCCCAGATCATAACCTACGGCAGGCAGGTCATATTAAATCTG ATTAATCAGAAAGGTTCAGAGAAACCTCTGGAGCTCGCCTTCGCCAAGATGGTGGAGAGTCTCGGTAACGGCATGATCAA GTACGTGGCCTTTGACTTCCATAAGGAGTGCAGTAGGATGAGGTGGAATCGCCTGCAGATCCTGGTGGACACGGTTGCCGAGCAACAGGCGGAGTTCGG CTACTTCCTGGTGGACGCGGACGGAACGGTCCAGTTGCAGCAGGAGGGGACGTTTCGGAGCAACTGTATGGATTGTCTGGACCGTACCAACGTGGTCCAGAGTCTCCTGGCCAGAAGATCGCTTCAGTCTCAGCTGCAG AGACTTGGGGTCCTCCATGTGGGACAGAGAATCGAGGACCAGGCGGAGTTTGAAAAGGTTTACAAGAACG CATGGGCTGATAATGCTAATGCTTGTGCTAAGCAGTACGCTGGTACAGGAGCTCTGAAGACAGACTTCACACG gaCAGGAAAGAGGACACAGTGGGGGCTGGTGATGGACGGCTGGAACTCCATGATCAGATATTACAAGAACAACTTCTCAGATGGATTCAGACAG GACTCCATCGACCTGTTTTTAGGAAACTACGCTGTGGATGAAGCAGACATGTGCACGACTCTCCATGAAGCCAAAGACTGGAAGTTCCTCACT CTGCCAATCATCATGGTGGTGGCGTTCTCCATGTGCATCATCTGCCTCCTCATGGCTG GAGAGACGTGGACAGAGACGTTAGCGTACGTGCTGTTCTGGGGAATGGCGAGCGTGGTCACGGCCGGCGTCATCCTCTTTAACGGCCGAGACTTCGTGGACGCTCCCAAGCTGGTCCAGAAGGAGAAGATGGactga